The Orrella daihaiensis genome contains the following window.
ATCCTGAAAGCTTTCGAGGCGGGCGTGCTGCAAGCGAAAATTGATGCAGTTCGATTTAACACTGATCTCATTGTCACCAGAAACGGGAAGCTGACACGCATTCCACCTGAGGATTTGATCCCTGATCTAGAGGCAGCTGGTCTTGAGGTCATTATTGTTCGACCGAAGCGCAAGCCATAATCTCGCGGCTCAGTGGTTTTTTACTTTTGGCTGTTTTTGCTCTTTTGTACTTCGTCAGCACTTGGACGCTGAGTGTGATGCAACTCCAGAATCCATAATTTCTGCCATTAGGCTCCAAATTTCAAGGCGAGTTGGTTGAAACTTGACGGGCCACCGTTTAACTTCAGACGCTAAAAATAGCGCGTTAGCCAACGTTCCTGTCGCGAGCTTGATGGCTAGTCAAGCGTACTTTGGTTAGGTTCGCGCTAAGCCGATCGGTCAAGGACTTGCCCACACATTTTGTCCGTCATCCATCGCACAACGCCGTCGGTGGGGTTAGAGTCGTGGGTGGAGTTTTTAACCGGACTGTTCGTGTTTGTTTTTAAGCTTTAGTTTATTGAACAAAAAGGAGACCTACATGCAACCCACCATCGCACAGAAAGCACCTTATCCAGTTGAGGTCGAGGCAGGTAAAACCTACTACTGGTGTTCCTGTGGCAAAAGCCAGAACCAACCATTCTGTGATGGCTCGCACAAAGGCAGCGAATTCTCGCCAATCGCGTTTACAGCTGAGAAGTCGGAGACCAAATACTTCTGTGGCTGCAAGATGTCAGCTAACAAGCCATTTTGTGATGGGGCTCATAACAAGCTTTGATTCTTTTTATGTGACAGCTAAGACTGGCCGTGCCATGCGCTAGACTCTTGTTAACTGGAGTTTTCGTATGCCGCGCCCGATTCAAGCCATTGTCCACACCGCTGCTTTAGCCCACAACCTTGATCTCGTTCGCGGGGTCTTACAGGGCACGAAACCATCTTCCAACGTTTGGGCGGTGATTAAGGCCAATGCCTATGGCCACGGGATCGAGGCTGCCGTTAGCGGCTTTCAAGAGTCTGACGGGCTTG
Protein-coding sequences here:
- a CDS encoding CDGSH iron-sulfur domain-containing protein, coding for MQPTIAQKAPYPVEVEAGKTYYWCSCGKSQNQPFCDGSHKGSEFSPIAFTAEKSETKYFCGCKMSANKPFCDGAHNKL